Proteins encoded together in one Streptomyces sp. B1I3 window:
- a CDS encoding HipA family kinase, whose amino-acid sequence MLEEVVATRYVTPLREGGSLPGIVEADDLGTYVMKFTGAGQGRKTLVAEIICGELGRRLGLRVPELVTIQLDPVIGLAEPDQEVQELLKASGGLNLGMDYLPGSLGFDPLAYQVDPAEAGRIVWFDALINNVDRSWRNPNMLVWHGDLWLIDHGATMIWHHNWPGAQASAAKPYNASDHVLASFAPDVEAAAAQLAPLVTEELLTEVTAAVPDEWLAGEPGFDTTDLLRRAYVEPLLARAGTIHQRISLGEPTATRPSQAPGWLTDRLAPRPHPTEKDRGARTGAVRDSKDDGR is encoded by the coding sequence ATGTTGGAAGAGGTTGTAGCGACCCGCTATGTCACGCCGTTGCGTGAGGGTGGCTCGCTGCCCGGGATCGTCGAGGCCGACGACCTCGGCACGTACGTCATGAAGTTCACCGGAGCGGGGCAGGGGCGCAAGACCCTCGTCGCGGAGATCATCTGCGGAGAGCTCGGCAGGAGGCTCGGCCTGCGGGTGCCCGAGCTGGTGACCATCCAGCTCGATCCGGTGATCGGGCTGGCCGAGCCGGACCAGGAGGTGCAGGAGCTCCTCAAGGCGAGTGGTGGACTCAACCTCGGGATGGACTACCTGCCAGGCTCTCTCGGGTTCGACCCGCTCGCCTACCAGGTGGACCCTGCGGAGGCCGGGCGGATCGTGTGGTTCGACGCGCTGATCAACAACGTCGACCGTTCCTGGCGCAACCCCAACATGCTCGTGTGGCACGGTGACCTCTGGCTCATCGACCACGGGGCGACCATGATCTGGCACCACAACTGGCCCGGCGCGCAGGCCTCGGCGGCGAAGCCGTACAACGCGTCCGACCACGTGCTGGCGTCCTTCGCGCCGGACGTCGAGGCCGCGGCCGCACAGCTGGCCCCGCTCGTCACCGAGGAACTGCTCACCGAGGTGACCGCAGCCGTACCGGACGAGTGGCTGGCCGGCGAGCCCGGCTTCGACACCACGGATCTGCTGCGACGCGCCTACGTGGAACCGCTGCTGGCGCGTGCCGGAACGATCCACCAGCGGATCTCGCTGGGGGAGCCCACGGCGACAAGGCCCTCGCAGGCGCCGGGCTGGCTCACCGACCGCCTGGCCCCGCGGCCGCATCCCACCGAGAAGGACCGTGGCGCCCGGACGGGCGCAGTACGCGACAGCAAGGACGACGGCCGATGA
- a CDS encoding DUF3037 domain-containing protein produces the protein MSQRDVFEYAVVRVVPRVERGECFNAGVLVYCRAKSFVAARTHLDERKLMALDPDADVAGVQAALRAVEGVCGGGEAAGQAAGDDAGRRFRWLIAPRSTVVQPGAVHSGLTADPAAEVERLLDLLVR, from the coding sequence ATGAGTCAGCGCGATGTCTTCGAGTACGCGGTGGTGCGCGTCGTCCCGCGGGTCGAGCGTGGTGAGTGCTTCAACGCGGGCGTGCTGGTGTACTGCCGGGCCAAGTCCTTCGTCGCCGCGCGGACGCACCTGGACGAGCGCAAGCTCATGGCGCTGGATCCGGACGCCGATGTGGCCGGTGTCCAGGCCGCGCTGCGTGCGGTCGAAGGGGTCTGCGGCGGCGGTGAGGCGGCGGGCCAGGCGGCCGGCGACGACGCGGGTCGGCGCTTTCGGTGGCTGATCGCGCCGCGCTCCACGGTCGTCCAGCCCGGTGCGGTGCACAGCGGGCTCACCGCCGACCCGGCCGCCGAGGTGGAGCGGTTGCTGGACCTGCTGGTGCGCTGA
- the fabG gene encoding 3-oxoacyl-ACP reductase FabG: protein MSTTEQRVAIVTGAARGIGAATAIRLAAEGRAVAVLDLDEAACKDTVEKITAAGGTALAVGCDVSDSAQVEAAVARVAAELGAPTILVNNAGVLRDNLLFKMSEADWDLVMNVHLKGAFLMAKAVQSHMVEAKFGRIVSLSSSSALGNRGQANYSAVKAGLQGFTKTLAKELGKFGVTANAVAPGFIVTEMTAQTAARVGMGFEEFQAAAATQIPVQRVGRPEDIANAIAFFTGDDAGFVSGQVMYVAGGPLN from the coding sequence ATGTCCACCACCGAGCAGCGCGTCGCCATCGTGACGGGAGCGGCACGGGGCATCGGCGCCGCCACGGCCATACGCCTGGCGGCCGAGGGCCGCGCCGTCGCCGTACTCGATCTCGACGAGGCGGCGTGCAAGGACACGGTCGAGAAGATCACCGCCGCGGGGGGTACCGCCCTGGCCGTCGGCTGTGACGTGTCGGACAGCGCCCAGGTGGAGGCCGCCGTCGCGCGGGTGGCCGCCGAACTCGGTGCCCCGACGATCCTCGTCAACAACGCGGGCGTGCTCCGCGACAACCTGCTCTTCAAGATGAGCGAGGCGGACTGGGACCTGGTCATGAACGTGCACCTCAAGGGCGCGTTCCTGATGGCGAAGGCCGTCCAGTCGCACATGGTCGAGGCCAAGTTCGGCCGTATCGTCTCGCTGTCCTCCTCCTCCGCGCTCGGCAACCGCGGGCAGGCCAACTACTCCGCCGTCAAGGCCGGGCTCCAGGGCTTCACCAAGACCCTGGCCAAGGAACTCGGCAAGTTCGGTGTCACCGCCAACGCCGTCGCGCCCGGTTTCATCGTCACCGAGATGACCGCGCAGACGGCGGCCCGGGTGGGCATGGGCTTCGAGGAGTTCCAGGCGGCGGCGGCCACCCAGATCCCCGTACAGCGAGTGGGCCGCCCCGAGGACATCGCCAACGCCATCGCCTTCTTCACGGGGGACGACGCCGGCTTCGTGTCCGGACAGGTCATGTACGTCGCCGGCGGACCGCTCAACTGA
- a CDS encoding SDR family oxidoreductase — protein sequence MTVQDSGKVALITGASRGIGYGIAEALVARGDRVCITGRGEDALKEAVEKLGADRAVAIAGKAHDEAHQAAAVERAMEAFGRVDFLINNAGTNPVFGPMAELDLGVARKVYETNVISALGFAQQTWKAWQKENGGAIVNIASVAGVSASPFIGAYGMSKAAMVNLTLQLAHEFAPAVRVNAIAPAVVKTKFAEALYEGREAEAAAAYPLGRLGVPQDIGGAAAFLTSAQSDWITGQTLVVDGGIFLNAGVA from the coding sequence ATGACTGTGCAGGACAGTGGCAAGGTCGCGCTCATCACGGGTGCCAGCCGCGGCATCGGCTACGGCATCGCGGAGGCGCTGGTCGCCCGGGGCGACCGGGTCTGCATCACGGGCCGCGGCGAGGACGCGCTGAAGGAGGCCGTCGAAAAGCTCGGCGCCGACCGCGCCGTCGCGATCGCGGGCAAGGCGCACGACGAGGCGCACCAGGCGGCGGCCGTCGAGCGCGCGATGGAGGCCTTCGGCCGGGTCGACTTCCTGATCAACAACGCCGGTACCAATCCGGTGTTCGGGCCCATGGCGGAGCTCGACCTGGGTGTCGCGCGCAAGGTCTACGAGACCAACGTCATCTCGGCGCTCGGTTTCGCCCAGCAGACCTGGAAGGCCTGGCAGAAGGAGAACGGCGGGGCGATCGTCAACATCGCCTCCGTCGCCGGGGTCTCCGCGTCGCCGTTCATCGGCGCCTACGGCATGAGCAAGGCGGCCATGGTCAACCTGACCCTGCAGCTGGCGCACGAGTTCGCGCCGGCCGTCCGGGTCAACGCGATCGCCCCCGCCGTGGTGAAGACGAAGTTCGCCGAGGCACTGTACGAAGGCCGGGAGGCCGAGGCCGCAGCGGCCTATCCGCTCGGCCGGCTCGGTGTGCCGCAGGACATCGGTGGCGCTGCCGCGTTCCTCACTTCGGCGCAATCCGACTGGATCACGGGGCAGACACTCGTCGTCGACGGCGGTATCTTCCTGAATGCCGGCGTGGCCTGA
- the ung gene encoding uracil-DNA glycosylase, whose product MTDTDLLPEPWRGVLGEELQKPYFKELMEFVEEERSRGPVYPPREQVFAALEATPYDRVKVLVLGQDPYHGEGQGHGLCFSVRPGVKTPPSLRNIYKEMNDELGLPVPDNGYLMPWAEQGVLLLNAVLTVRGGEANSHKAKGWEKFTDAVIRAVADRPDPAVFVLWGNYAQKKIPLIDQERHAVVKGAHPSPLSAKRWFGSRPFTQINEAVAAQGHQAIDWRIPDLG is encoded by the coding sequence GTGACCGACACCGACCTGCTGCCCGAACCCTGGCGCGGCGTCCTCGGCGAGGAGCTTCAGAAGCCGTACTTCAAGGAGCTCATGGAATTCGTCGAGGAGGAGCGGTCGCGAGGGCCGGTGTATCCGCCGCGCGAGCAGGTCTTCGCCGCCCTGGAGGCCACTCCGTACGACCGCGTGAAGGTCCTCGTCCTCGGCCAGGACCCGTACCACGGCGAGGGCCAGGGGCACGGACTCTGCTTCTCCGTCCGCCCCGGGGTGAAGACGCCCCCGTCGCTGCGCAACATCTACAAGGAGATGAACGACGAGCTGGGCCTGCCGGTCCCGGACAACGGCTACCTGATGCCCTGGGCCGAGCAGGGTGTCCTGCTGCTCAACGCGGTGCTGACGGTCCGGGGCGGCGAGGCCAACTCGCACAAGGCGAAGGGCTGGGAGAAGTTCACCGACGCGGTGATCCGCGCGGTGGCCGACCGGCCCGACCCGGCGGTCTTCGTCCTCTGGGGCAATTACGCGCAGAAGAAGATACCGCTGATCGACCAGGAGCGTCATGCCGTGGTGAAGGGCGCGCACCCCTCGCCGCTCTCCGCGAAGCGGTGGTTCGGCTCCCGTCCCTTCACCCAGATCAACGAGGCCGTCGCCGCACAGGGGCACCAGGCCATCGACTGGCGCATCCCGGACCTGGGCTGA
- a CDS encoding Gfo/Idh/MocA family protein yields MKVGCIGLGDIAQKAYLPVLTTVPGAELHLQTRTPATLAAVAGTHRIPERQCHADLDSLLSEGLDAAFVHAPTSAHPQIVERLIEAGVPTYVDKPIAYELAESERLVALAEERGTALAVGFNRRLAPSYAQCAEHPRELILMQKNRVGLPEDPRTMVLDDFIHVVDTLRFLAPGPVGSVVVRARIADGLMHHVVLQLSGDGFTAIGMMNRLNGSTEEILEVSGQDTKRQVLNLADVVDHKGQPTLRRRGDWVPVARQRGIEQSVLSFLDAVRDGRALSAQDALETHRLCERVVRDALEQAT; encoded by the coding sequence GTGAAGGTCGGCTGTATCGGACTCGGCGACATCGCGCAGAAGGCGTATCTGCCGGTACTGACGACGGTGCCCGGGGCCGAACTGCATCTGCAGACCCGCACCCCCGCCACGCTGGCGGCCGTCGCGGGGACCCACCGCATCCCCGAGCGGCAGTGTCACGCGGATCTCGACTCCCTCCTGTCCGAGGGGCTGGACGCCGCGTTCGTGCACGCACCGACCTCGGCCCACCCGCAGATCGTCGAGCGGCTGATCGAAGCGGGCGTCCCGACGTACGTCGACAAGCCGATCGCCTACGAACTCGCCGAGTCCGAACGGCTGGTGGCCCTCGCCGAGGAGCGCGGCACCGCCCTCGCCGTCGGCTTCAACCGCAGGCTGGCCCCCTCCTACGCACAGTGTGCCGAGCACCCGCGCGAGCTGATCCTCATGCAGAAGAACCGGGTGGGGCTGCCCGAGGACCCGCGCACCATGGTGCTCGACGACTTCATCCACGTCGTCGACACCCTGCGCTTCCTGGCTCCGGGCCCGGTCGGCAGCGTCGTTGTGCGGGCCCGGATCGCCGACGGCCTCATGCACCACGTGGTCCTGCAGCTGTCCGGCGACGGGTTCACCGCCATCGGCATGATGAACCGGCTCAACGGATCCACCGAGGAGATCCTCGAGGTGTCCGGCCAGGACACGAAGCGGCAGGTCCTCAATCTCGCGGACGTCGTCGACCACAAGGGCCAGCCCACGCTCCGGCGCCGCGGCGACTGGGTACCGGTCGCCCGTCAGCGGGGCATCGAACAGAGCGTGCTCTCGTTCCTGGACGCGGTGCGGGACGGACGGGCGCTCAGTGCCCAGGACGCGTTGGAGACCCATCGCCTGTGCGAGCGGGTGGTCCGGGACGCGCTGGAGCAGGCGACCTGA
- the lnt gene encoding apolipoprotein N-acyltransferase translates to MPTRGAGIPAGPAPAGPAVGGVRPHERVLRSRLGRGAVAVLAGALPALAFPAPSLWWFAYVALVPWMLLIRSAETGRRAAVDGWLGGAGFMLAVHHWLMPSLHVFIVVLTALIGLLWAPWGLLVARLLGGSPSVGRSLTAVVVVPSGWLMIELVRSWEGLGGPWGLLGASQWDVRPALRVASVGGVWLISLLVLVVNTAVVLLFVAPPARTAAAAALVACALFTGAVVAWAPQPQGTGTTRVAVVQPGVVEGPGSVERRFARAEELTRGLAGRDVDLVVWGESSVGVDLSRSRGTASRLAALSRLVGADVLVNMDARRTDGADHAGIFKSAVLVGADGPTGDRYDKMRLVPFGEYVPARAVLGWATSVGKAAGEDRLRGEGPVVMDLPDADGLRVGPLVCFESAFPDMSRRLAEDGAQLLVAQSSTSTFQNSWAPEQHASLGALRAAETGRPMAHATLTGVSAVYGPRGERVGPVLGTDASAAAVYDVPLARGTTLYVRLGAWPVYGALAALAAFFGATGIRMLRSPAPARPGPPARTGDGSPTRPGH, encoded by the coding sequence ATGCCGACGCGGGGCGCAGGGATTCCGGCGGGTCCGGCCCCGGCCGGGCCGGCCGTCGGCGGTGTCCGGCCGCACGAACGGGTGCTCCGCTCGCGCCTGGGGCGTGGAGCCGTCGCCGTGCTCGCCGGCGCCCTGCCCGCCCTGGCGTTTCCCGCCCCGTCGCTCTGGTGGTTCGCCTACGTCGCGCTGGTTCCCTGGATGCTGCTGATCAGGTCGGCGGAGACCGGGCGCCGCGCGGCCGTGGACGGCTGGCTCGGGGGTGCGGGTTTCATGCTCGCCGTACACCACTGGCTGATGCCGAGTCTGCACGTCTTCATCGTGGTACTCACAGCCCTGATCGGACTGCTGTGGGCGCCCTGGGGTCTGCTGGTGGCCCGGCTGCTCGGCGGATCACCGTCCGTCGGGCGCTCCCTGACCGCCGTGGTCGTAGTGCCTTCCGGCTGGCTGATGATCGAACTGGTCCGCTCCTGGGAGGGGCTCGGAGGCCCTTGGGGCCTGCTGGGGGCCAGCCAGTGGGATGTCCGGCCCGCTCTGCGGGTCGCGTCGGTCGGGGGCGTATGGCTGATCAGCCTGCTCGTCCTCGTCGTGAACACGGCGGTGGTGCTGCTGTTCGTCGCACCGCCGGCCCGCACGGCCGCGGCGGCGGCCCTGGTGGCGTGCGCTCTGTTCACGGGCGCCGTCGTGGCCTGGGCACCGCAGCCACAGGGCACGGGTACCACCCGTGTCGCCGTGGTGCAGCCGGGCGTCGTCGAGGGGCCCGGCAGCGTCGAACGCCGATTCGCCCGCGCCGAGGAGCTGACCCGCGGCCTGGCGGGCCGTGATGTGGATCTGGTGGTGTGGGGCGAGAGCAGTGTCGGTGTGGACCTCTCGCGCAGCCGCGGGACCGCATCGCGGCTCGCGGCGCTGTCGCGTCTGGTCGGGGCCGACGTGCTGGTCAACATGGACGCCCGGCGTACGGACGGCGCGGACCACGCCGGAATCTTCAAGTCGGCCGTACTGGTCGGCGCGGACGGGCCGACCGGGGACCGGTACGACAAGATGCGTCTCGTGCCGTTCGGCGAGTACGTTCCGGCGCGCGCGGTGCTCGGCTGGGCCACCTCGGTCGGCAAGGCGGCCGGAGAGGACCGGCTGCGGGGTGAGGGCCCCGTGGTCATGGACCTGCCGGACGCGGACGGGCTGCGTGTGGGACCGCTGGTCTGCTTCGAGTCCGCGTTCCCCGACATGAGCAGGCGGCTGGCCGAGGACGGTGCGCAGCTGCTCGTCGCCCAGTCGTCCACCTCGACATTCCAGAACAGCTGGGCCCCCGAACAGCACGCCTCGCTGGGGGCTCTGCGGGCGGCCGAGACGGGGCGCCCGATGGCGCACGCCACGCTGACGGGCGTGAGCGCGGTGTACGGCCCGCGGGGCGAGCGGGTGGGCCCGGTGCTCGGCACGGACGCGAGCGCGGCGGCCGTGTACGACGTACCGCTCGCCCGGGGCACCACCCTCTACGTCCGGCTGGGTGCCTGGCCGGTGTACGGCGCGCTGGCGGCGCTGGCCGCCTTCTTCGGAGCCACGGGGATACGGATGCTCAGGTCGCCTGCTCCAGCGCGTCCCGGACCACCCGCTCGCACAGGCGATGGGTCTCCAACGCGTCCTGGGCACTGA
- a CDS encoding nuclear transport factor 2 family protein — MTQRVALATVMDRLSIDAVITDYAVAVDDGVWEDHAGLFTADGRADYRDAGGTEGPAAESGQWLAEDLRLYPVRQHLIVNRRLDLQDLGGYPGDHAQVRADYLSTGCPRTDGRGAEPSLLSGGRYAFDLLRTEQGWRIRTLTAHEKWRCVPGRAVGG, encoded by the coding sequence ATGACACAGCGCGTGGCTCTGGCGACGGTGATGGACCGGCTCTCCATCGATGCAGTGATCACCGACTACGCCGTGGCGGTGGACGACGGAGTCTGGGAGGACCACGCCGGTCTTTTCACCGCGGACGGCCGCGCCGACTACCGGGACGCGGGCGGCACCGAGGGTCCTGCCGCCGAGAGTGGGCAGTGGCTCGCCGAGGATCTGCGGCTCTACCCGGTCCGCCAGCACCTGATCGTCAACCGGCGCCTCGACCTCCAGGACCTGGGCGGCTATCCCGGGGACCACGCGCAGGTGCGGGCGGACTACCTCAGTACGGGGTGCCCGCGGACCGACGGGCGTGGAGCGGAGCCGTCCCTGCTCTCCGGCGGCCGATATGCCTTCGACCTGCTGCGCACGGAGCAGGGCTGGCGGATCCGTACCCTCACGGCGCACGAGAAGTGGCGGTGCGTCCCCGGACGCGCCGTCGGCGGCTGA
- a CDS encoding universal stress protein, whose amino-acid sequence MSADALPVIAAVDGSSHSWEALEWATQEALRRGWPLLLVHVRPLARRGSEEIQLREAEELLEQAPRRTSRRAPDLPASTLTPLDFPSAALTSLSRDASMVVVGSRGLGGFRSLMIGSNSLATASMARCPVVVVNSGRAEEGEEGAAAAFPDVVAGVAADESSEAVLEFAFAAVASRPGARLRLVHGWTMFSSMLSGGPVFDREAAADAAERTLAELTSGWFDTYPQVEVVCEPVSGSASRTLVTASATAALTVVGRRKGGESLGLGLSPVAQTTVTHALGPVAVVPC is encoded by the coding sequence ATGAGTGCCGACGCCCTTCCCGTGATCGCCGCGGTCGACGGCTCCTCGCACAGCTGGGAGGCGCTCGAGTGGGCCACTCAGGAGGCCCTGCGCCGCGGGTGGCCGTTGCTGCTCGTGCACGTCAGGCCGCTCGCCCGGCGTGGGAGTGAGGAGATCCAGTTGCGGGAGGCGGAGGAGTTGCTCGAGCAGGCGCCGCGCCGGACCTCCCGGCGCGCCCCTGACCTGCCGGCCTCGACGCTGACGCCTCTGGACTTCCCCTCGGCCGCCCTGACGTCACTGAGCCGTGACGCGTCGATGGTGGTCGTCGGCTCGCGCGGACTCGGAGGTTTCCGCTCCCTCATGATCGGCTCGAACAGCCTGGCCACCGCGTCGATGGCCCGGTGCCCCGTCGTGGTCGTCAACAGCGGGCGGGCCGAGGAGGGGGAGGAGGGAGCGGCGGCGGCGTTCCCGGACGTCGTCGCGGGGGTCGCCGCGGACGAGAGCAGCGAGGCGGTCCTGGAGTTCGCCTTCGCGGCCGTCGCCTCCAGGCCGGGGGCGCGGTTGCGGTTGGTACACGGCTGGACCATGTTCTCCTCCATGCTCTCCGGCGGCCCGGTCTTCGACCGGGAGGCCGCGGCGGACGCGGCGGAGCGCACCCTGGCCGAACTCACCTCCGGCTGGTTCGACACGTACCCGCAGGTGGAGGTCGTGTGTGAACCGGTCAGCGGCTCCGCCTCGCGGACGCTGGTCACGGCGTCCGCCACCGCGGCCCTGACCGTGGTCGGGCGGCGCAAGGGCGGGGAGTCCCTGGGCCTCGGGCTCTCCCCGGTCGCGCAGACCACGGTGACCCATGCCCTCGGTCCGGTGGCCGTCGTGCCCTGCTGA